CAATGCGCAGTTCACTTTTTAAATATTCAGTAATCAACAATTTACAACCcaagagtaaaataaaaaaacatgttataacGTATGTCGGGGTCGTTTAAGGCGACTATACCATATGTGTTttagtcattgttgaaggccgttcggttgCTTATAATTACCTACAGTCACTCCATTTCAACTTTGGTGGATTATATTTCATTGACAATGAAACGACATCTTCTAATTCTTATATTGGTGggtttcggctgttgtctgctctatggtcgggttgttgtcgctatgacacattccccatttcctttctcaatttcattatagCTTGTCGAGTTATTTTTTTGCAACGCAGAGCCTTCATACTTTTCgttaaaaaatgcatatgcatAAAATGTTTGTAACCATTAGTATTGCAAACGGTTTGTGTCTTTGATCCACTTTTTAGTCGTTATACAAGTATTGGTTCATTCTAAAAACAAATGCAATGAACATGATAGTATCAAAATGCTGAACGTTttgatcgacaacatatttgtctaTTCTTGGGGATTGATATTTCAACCAACTTCCAGCTATATTCTAATTGATATTAATTGTGCACCTGTTCTCTCCGATCTCATACGCAGGAGAATTCTCAAGGAACTTTCTTAACGACAagaggtaaaaaaaaacccatcccTTTCAGATTTATTTATTAATCCGTGTCAAGCAACAATCTACATTTAGTGACTGATTGCATCTGAGTAaacttgaatttttttatatcgAAACAAAAAGATCTGCTTCGTTTTTTCATCCTTTCCTCGACCTTGACATAAATGAAACACTTCAAATTGGAATCCATAACACATgtagttttatttcatttctcaGTATTAGACGAGAGACAGGAGATactaaaaagaaaattcaaactttaaaaaagtcAGAGACAAACTGACAACATCATAGCATAAAACGAAAAACCAACTTAAATAAACAACAgtctaaaaaaaatgtcaaataaaaagaatactgaactccgaggaaaattcaaaacggaaagtccctaatcaaatggcaaaatcaaatgataaataaaggcaatagtagtatacccctgttcagaattcataaatcgatagagaaaaaacaaatccgggttacaaactaaacctgagggaaacgtattaaatataagagaactacgacacaacaccgaaatgtaacacacacagaaacgaaccaaGGTTGGGCGGTAAATACCACCCACGGTATTTACCAGTGGTATTCACCGGTATTAACCGCCCCTAACAATACTCCCCAAGTGgtcaatactggcaaatactggtcaattgaaattttcatggttgtttctactattaattgaagtaaaaacttgataaaaagtcaaatatactTAAACTTTAATCTTTATGCATGGGTCAGTTTATAATATTaatgaatttgatatgttttattcatttaacaCTTATTcttactgatttaaaatttagtaaTTATGAATTATGCTATTGCATACTTAAGAGTGTaagatatatatacaaatttacattttatttcaacattttcaaatcaatatatttttattcaaaatgattGATTTTACAGGTAATTAAAATAAAGGTAAATATAACTACAGGTAAATGAAGTTACATGGGTCTTTTTACTTATCACCTGGAATTGCTAGGTGTGAAAATTTAATTACTAAAACAACACCCTCCAATAAAAGTTGACAGTGAACGGGTTGAAAGTAATAAAAGTAATATATGAAGACTCccttaaacaataaatattatttcctgtctatttaacTGTGAGATAAAAACCTTCTTCATGCTGGAAATGGAAATTTGAAGCAGGGACAAAAAGTTGTTATCTCTTCCTATAATATTATGTACACATTAATCAATGTAGATCCCTGTTTGAATTTACAACAGAATTAGAAATGACttcattaaaaatgatttgaacactttctatataaatcaattatttttactAATTATAATTGACCAAGTAGATAGTGGTTTTTATAGTAATGACcattcaaaatttcaatcgaccagtatttgccggtatttcccagtatttgccagtatttcccggtatttaccactggcatggtcaatactagtattgaccgCTTTTTTGCCAACCTTGAAACGAACTATAATGAAAccatggccattttcctgacttggtacagggcacttttatgaaaaaatggtgtgttgaacctggttttgtgacatgttaaacctcccgctttaatggcagtgttaattataacattaaaaaatgacaacataacacgacagggttacaataaataagcagattaatgggagaaaatataggacagataaacaaacgaataatagccatcaaaaggtaacaggctaaaaaaaattgtatacgccagacgcgcgctacgtttaaacaaaactatgctcagatgtaagaagtttgaaagccataacaactacaaagttgaagatcgccgaggaccaaaagtttcaGAAAGTTGTGAAGCCACGGTTATCCGCttgggacaaaaacatcattattatcaagaataatacataatTTTGCAAACAGTCAATTTTATAACATGACtataaaatagatatacataacACGAATATAGtacaaaatcacagccctgtTAGCCATAGTTAATGCTacgcccaaagtgacgtcacatgtaaatttctaaaacatgttccgaaaattaagaaagaattggGATGAacttcaagattagatttgtatgacttatctaacttatattaataacagtgaaaattataatactaatgtatatactaaattaattgtattatctagctttgtgggtgtttcttctgatcaaattgcaaaccaaatatatcgtgtaaagtttgttaatccaaaattaaatcatatcaaacgaatggacaactgtcatattcctgacttggtacaggtattttcaaatgtagaaaatggtgcatAGAACCTGGTTCTATAGCATAGAAAGCCAAAAGCTGACCAACAGCAGCCTCACATATAACCAGGCGTGGTCTCGTATCGTGTCTCGTATGCTCTATACAAGGTCAGCGGATCCAGGTCagcatgtggcacccatcgtgttgctcatgttgtaCAAATGCGATAACAAGTGTTATTTTGTGATGTCACAATCAATAAGAGAGGATGTGCTTGAGATTACGAACATTTCCATGGCCATCGGTGACACACCCAATCCATAATGGTCAATCAGTTCGTGATTGAGTCCGTATGATTTGACACTCAAAACTCATTCTTCAATCACTCTTTGTTTGTATCAATCATATATCAAGCAAATAGTGATCAGATAAGCAAAATCTGACAAATCGTATCATTATGGAGATGTAAAGACTATATGTAGGCTCTGCTGAAATTATGCTTAATAGAAACTGATCATTTGACAGACACATCAATGTAAAGTAAGGGGATTAGAACAATTATGTAACATAGGTATCCAAAACAGATCCAGTTTTGCATCTTTTGTTAATATTCCAACACAAAACAGACCTTTCATTATTTAGAACTTCCTGTAAACAACTGTTGCCTCTTATTCGAAAATAATAGTTGACAAAATCTGAAATATTGTGATCAAgtaatttttaattgtattttaggAATCAACTTAATTTTGTCACAGAGGAGCTGAAGAATCCCAGACGGTATGTTGAATACAACTTAAAATAAAAGTATCAAATATCAAATCGAAATGACTATAAGAAGAAGCCTTGGAAAATAAAAGACAGCTGAAATCATAAGATAAATCTTCCATAAAATATTACACAGATGTCAAGACAGTAAATGATAAACATGAAGTATTATAACTAACACCATTGACGAACATAATTTTGATTATCAATAATACGAGTTCAACGTATTTAAAGCAAATTCATCCTGATCCTCCTTTCCAGTATAGTAATCGACCTaaacagctacttttgcataggtactatttctgtacaaaaaatctgtagtacttggAATCTACTTtaaatattcagtactattttgttactttaaaattattataatatttaggtacctgtatttcaCAGTACTTGaattgtacttgaaatttaaatACTACAGATTTCTAGTAAAACAATTATGTATGAATTGAAATAGGGCTTTGGAGTACCTTTAAGAACTCTTATtttgtgtcatttgtttttttttttctaattgtacttttgtgtttatttgttgtAACAAAACAGCATTGAAAATGAGTATCATAAATATACTGCACTTTAAAAGAAGGTACCGAACACTTATTTTTACTGATAGGCAATATCCAAACTAAgttaatgattttgattttgattttttgtgttttaacgctTCTTTTTAAGCACCACTTTTGGgttatttcgtggcggtcagtttttattggtagaggaagccGGAGTGACCTGACAAAACCATccaccttcgataggaaaactgacaatcctagtcaactaAGATTGGAGTCGAGAGCACCCACACCAACGGCTTGAAACTCACAATCTCAGTTTTGACTGGCTAATGATTACGtatacagtagtaactacttagaccattcGGCCACCGAGGCAACACTAAGTTAATAATTAATTAATCACTGTTCTAAGTATTGCATACCAATTTACCACCAGATACAGGCACTTTTGCGTAgaaacattttttgatatttCAGAAACTTGCCATTATGTATCATAACATCCGTATTGCTGGTACTTGTTGTATACCTCATGGTAAATGTGTCCTACTTCACGGTTTTAACCAAGGAGGAATTTGTTTCGTCATGGGCTGTAGCAGCGGTATGAATTATCATAATTTACTAAGGATTTGTCCAAAAGATATAACGTAATAGCTATAAACAAAGGTACAAACATGTAAATCTGTTTATTTTTCAACTGTACACAGTATTTGGTACTATCATTTGCTATGAAACATATGCCTCTGTATACATATCCATCGAATAATTGTGCCCTATAATGATATTATACTCCGGTAATGCGACCTTTTGACACTATTGGTGTGTGTTTATACCTTTGTATTATACTAGTACTGCATATTTAAATAAGGAAATGTTATAGCCATTGAGACATATATCTATAAAAGTCTTGTTAAAAAAGATCTGAACAATTACAGGCGAGGCTTTGAACAATGAGTAAAAAGTATTACGTTACCAAGATACAAAGGCTTCTGTAAACATAAATGACAATATGTTCAACCAAACCAACGGCCTGATTTAAAATAGTAACCATCATTAATAATAATTATGGCTTTCTTAACTGAAGAAATCTGTATTATCAAATTTGTTTGCGAAAAGCGTCTGCATACTTCGTGTAAAGTGTGATGAGCGATACTAATTGCGGGGAAAAGAAAGACGAGGATAATGTTCTAAGGGGCAATTAAATTAAAGAACGAATATACTTTAGAATGGTAAGCATCTCTGTCTCATTAGTGACACCCATTGTTGCTTATGACAAGCAATATTTCAATAGTAAGTCGTATTCGGACAATTTTTTACGTAGACTGTGGTACAACACAATTGGAAAATGCCGTGACAGCCTAAAACAAAAGTTTTCCGTAGCGTTCAGCACAATTATGATCATATTCCTGGAAAAGTCGTATCGACTATTTTTTACGGAGACTGTGGTACAACACAATTGAAAAATGCCGTGACAGCCTAAAACAAAAGTTTTCCGGAGCGTTCAGCACAATTATCATGGCGAGTGTCATGAACGTGACTGAAGGTTACCGGTGTATGAAACTTTCAAAACTATGCATTCAAATTCACTATAAAATCCCAATTGGACAGTACCTTTTTAAGAAAATAGTGCACTGAAATTTCTTACAACTaggatattattagttacatagtgtgctagtgacctaatacggtatatatggggtcagtaaattccatatgggtgagagcgaagctcgaatccccatatataccgtattacgtcacaagcacactatgtaacgaatttatcttaccgactatcttaacgtgtaaaatttagactagtgacctatcaaaatgagcaagtcttcaatacagttagcattaacatgattaagaaactacttcctttgatcctacacaaacagatgccaacaatgacaacttgttagatttaaatgtgttttatgaatttatttccctttatcatcactttctttgtctgttgaaacctttaagattttttctcagtactgttttgtttgttctaaagggacgtaacaccactactaaccgtgtatgaaataagccccgcctccttattaccttatatggaatataaagggacgtaactccactattaaccgtgtatgaaataagccccgccgcCCAACttacctaatattaaatatacacggttttccacgaggacgcttttaaccaatcatattcctggaaatgtataggaggtaagataaatttaCATATGGAGTTACTGCTGGactttatatatatttgcaaTGATTTCCTTAATATATGTTGTCAAGTTTCCGTATGTAAATCATTGTGTTTTATATATAGACGTGGGCGGAGTATGTTTTGCCTGGAGCAGTTGTTATCATTCCAATCACTGTAGCCTGCTCTGTGTATGGTTCAATGAATGGATCAGGATTGATTGTCGGAAGGTATGTTCACCAATTTATTTCTGATTTCGAACGATAAATACATCAAATTGTTACAAATAGATTAAGACCATTTTCGAATTTAGTTTTATAGTTCACTTATTAAATCTTGTATTTGTTAAGGTACtggaatttaaaacaaaacatattctttcaacacaaaaaaaaactacacCAGTTTGGTGCAAATATTTCTATTATTTGATTTCAGAATACTTTTTGCAACAGCGCGTGTACAATTGTTTCCTGAATGCTTAAGTTACCTTAATGTCAACACAAATATCCCGGTACCATCAACTATGCTCATAGTAAGTTTTTGACACTTGTAACATAGAGGCTGTAAGAAGTATGTATCCCTTGCATGACGACAATTCGTAATAAAATGAACGGTCAACAAATCAAGCATTTCAGAAGTTTCCAGGACCATTTTATCAAGTAATAGATAAGCTTTTATAACGTTTTAAACTCTTATTATGCATGCACTGGTTGGTCAAAAACGGTACTGATAACGATATAATTGGgaaaaacaatttaatatgactttttatttcattttcatgccTCAAGGTCCTCATAATGATATTTATCAAACCCTGCATAACTAGCGAAAAGTTATTGAATCGTTGATTGAAAGGAAGGAAAAAAATGACAACTGTTTGCCAGGTGCAGTTTAGTAAACATTAATTGTTTGAGGGATAAATGTAAAATTGATCATGAACTTTTTTCTGAGTGGAGTAATGCATCTTTTATGTTTGGTAAAACATAAGAGATTATATTGACCGAGAACAAATTCCAAAGGTCAATAGTACAATtcatataattcatattttgataGTGTATTTAGGAGAGGACTGCAATGTTCTTTCTGtgtattttacattgtatttactagatttttttatattgaccatcaatatatatgttacagtaaataggtgaaattaggaattacacgtaattactaaacatttcagtaaatacctgtaattactagccaatttagtaattacatgtatttactagttgtttcagtgattactggtattcactgattttctttgtcattttaacagctatttactaacttgatatttttgttttaaaattaaagatataatccaAGATACAAAATAAGAAAGTAAAAGGGTAGGTATTTTAGTGCTGACTTAATTAAGGATTAATGAATATAAGGCACACCTTTAGtgaattttttgaaacttcacagtaacgatgagcaacattagTAGAtatggaatttggcgttggaatttccaaaatgtctgccgttaccatggaaacaatgcaaaacaggtcaaaatacTCCAAAAAcgtcagggtttggtgaataattttggtatgcctTAATTTTGAATCATctaattttcatacaaaatagttttcaactatatacaggttttgaatgattcttaaaacaaaaaaaggtaCATTTTAGGCTGATCACTTTTAAGAGTACTCACTGATCTTATATAGCTAgaattaccataacttttgatcagcttaccatattacaacattgttttaacagttagtaaataggtgtaaaaattcattttaaaattagtaattatgGATAGACTCATTGttttaatatacataaaaaaaagaaactctGCTTCATGTACACGTAATACCATTTGAATTACGTATTCAGAATAACAAAACTTTTTCTTAAtacgaaaatgaaaaataaaattcatctttgatatttttactgTAGAGTATATTAGCCTTTGCGCTGATCATGCCCTCAGATATCAGGTCTCTGCTGAATATGCTTGAGTTTCTAAAGTGGTTCTTTTATGGTCTTGGTATGATAGCTCACATTGTGCTCCGATACAGGATGAAGGATGTAGACAGACCATTGAAAGTAAGTTCAAAGTACATGTCCAATAATAATTGCAAAATGTAAACCAAAATAACTCTATTATTATGTTTATGAAAGAACAGATATTATTTAGTTACTCTTTTGATTATTCACTTTTATCTCGAGACTTTTGtgttttctatttgtatattCGTTTACTCATATTTTTTTAGTTCGTATATCATATATCCAATATCATCAAACAagaacaaacatgtttaaattccAAGTTATATGATATAAGTGTTATATTTTACTGTTTCAGGTTCCTATAGTGGTTTCGGTCGTGGTGCTTGCTTTTTCTATATACTTAGTGGTAGCACCGTTTCTAGAACCGGTAAAGATTGAATTTTGGTATGCAGTTGGATTTTTGGTATTAGGAGCTATCCTCTACGTTCCTTTTGCTTTCTTCAAATTGGGTTTGCCAGGGATGGGTAGGTTATGCTATGTATGTAAATAGTTGGTTATTAATTTGTCAGTCAGTACACAGCAGGGTGTAACTTGATAAATTGCGAGAATAACGTATATGAAGCAACAgaaaaccactgatttacagtAATTTGAATTTGGACAGACATAAAGAATCTGATGGGGTTAAACATTTCTGTGACCGCTATAACTCTCCTCCCCTATACCTGTTGAAAATGGATTAACTCAATAGATCGGCACTAAGTACCCACAATAAAACTAACATGAAAACAATGGACACAAAGAACAGATATATGATTACTCACAGTTACTACGGCTTTTCTACCTCGggaatagattaacttagctgtatttggcaaaacatttaggaattttagtcatcaatactcttcaacgtcgttctttatttggcctttttaacattttaggattcgagcgtcactgatgagtcttttgtagacgaaacgcgcgtctggcgttaaaacaaatttttatcctggtaactatgatgagtttatttaccagcTAGTTCAAAACCCATAACGACTAACTTATAGATAAATGATGTTCTCTCAAACTAATGTTTCAATCAGTACATATCCATATGATTTCTTAtataggttgcagtcttgtaattgactgctccataggcttacattcaaaacagctgatctttgaaaataaaaaaataaaaaatgctacatagaaaattTGTTTcctgttcatatcatgtatgtactcatgtgaaattgtgatttattcgaaaaaaaaagtgggtcatgccacgaagaataaaaagttacgtaaacCTGAAgtcagaacattttttttttctactttctgtttgctgttttcaCTAGACCGCACCAggaaacagaaaaaaattcagaaaaaaatgcactattttgtttgtttccctccatgttttgatatgcaccggaaactggagttgtaatacaagactgttACCTATAGGGACGccttaaacaaaatgaaaaaaacgtGACCTTGTTtaatatttcaacttattttccCTTTTATTATGTTTTCCTGTTATCAGTGTTATACCAATGTAGTGTCTAAGTGTTGTCTGTATAACAGTTGTAGTGAAGCACGTATAAAAAACATTTGGTAAGATTGTATGGATAATAGCAAAAATACAAAAGtgaaaaagttaaaattattaaaataattgaattagaAAACCTTAATCACACAATGACGGGGAGCTCAATCTTATAAAACCCTGTTaa
The window above is part of the Mytilus galloprovincialis chromosome 4, xbMytGall1.hap1.1, whole genome shotgun sequence genome. Proteins encoded here:
- the LOC143070982 gene encoding b(0,+)-type amino acid transporter 1-like, with the protein product MTNFLILDLNVNRAIFSDGTVGSLPTGFDGSVDNPTSIATAIYSGLWAFGGWNQLNFVTEELKNPRRNLPLCIITSVLLVLVVYLMVNVSYFTVLTKEEFVSSWAVAATWAEYVLPGAVVIIPITVACSVYGSMNGSGLIVGRILFATARVQLFPECLSYLNVNTNIPVPSTMLISILAFALIMPSDIRSLLNMLEFLKWFFYGLGMIAHIVLRYRMKDVDRPLKVPIVVSVVVLAFSIYLVVAPFLEPVKIEFWYAVGFLVLGAILYVPFAFFKLGLPGMDYINTFVQMMTQSAPPQEIAI